The Psychrobacter sp. LV10R520-6 genome includes a region encoding these proteins:
- a CDS encoding aspartate/glutamate racemase family protein: protein MSVYQQQNLQQQTLQQKTLQQKILHQRTLGIIGGMSWESTQSYYRLINQGVKEKLGGHHSADLLIHSVDFALINELQEQGEWDELGVIMASSGTRLQAAGVQGLLIATNTMHKVVDKVQAATGLPIIHIAEVTAQAINKQGLKTIALLGTQFTMTEDFYKQRLINAGLQVLVPDTIMQKEIHRIINEELCLGKFQDSSRQYYVDVIKQLAAQGAEGVILGCTEIGLLISQDDSPIPVFDTTAIHAAAAVEFLVGDR from the coding sequence ATGTCAGTTTATCAGCAGCAAAACCTTCAACAGCAAACACTTCAGCAAAAAACACTTCAGCAAAAAATACTTCACCAAAGAACTTTAGGCATTATCGGTGGTATGAGCTGGGAGAGTACTCAAAGCTATTATCGACTGATTAATCAAGGTGTCAAAGAAAAGCTAGGCGGTCACCATTCAGCAGACTTACTGATTCATAGCGTGGACTTTGCACTGATTAATGAGTTACAAGAGCAAGGCGAGTGGGATGAATTGGGCGTGATAATGGCCAGCAGTGGCACACGGTTACAAGCCGCTGGTGTACAAGGGTTATTGATTGCCACCAACACTATGCATAAAGTAGTCGATAAAGTACAGGCAGCGACGGGCTTACCCATTATTCATATCGCAGAGGTGACGGCGCAAGCAATCAATAAGCAAGGGTTAAAAACCATCGCGTTACTCGGTACGCAGTTCACCATGACTGAGGACTTTTATAAGCAGCGCCTTATTAATGCTGGCTTGCAAGTATTAGTACCTGATACGATCATGCAGAAAGAAATACATCGAATTATCAATGAGGAGCTGTGTCTAGGAAAATTCCAGGATAGCTCACGACAATACTATGTTGACGTCATTAAGCAATTGGCCGCACAAGGCGCTGAGGGTGTAATATTGGGCTGTACCGAGATTGGACTGTTAATCAGCCAAGATGACAGCCCGATTCCTGTCTTTGATACCACGGCTATCCATGCGGCAGCGGCGGTGGAGTTTTTGGTGGGTGACCGCTAA
- a CDS encoding alpha/beta fold hydrolase, with translation MTLLRTSLAALLTLSVVGCTTPNTFTVATTQKLVQYERNKSDLETKAFTLASGEQMTYLEGSNLAGEPLLLIHGFGGNKDNFTRIADELEDYHLIIPDLLGFGNSSKPPQADYRADAQAARLNELLQAKGVASAIHVGGNSMGGAISVAYAAMYPNSVKSLWLLDSGGFWSADMQREFKASDLDNSPLLIDSTEEYFAMYKTVMYKPPYVPKTVQAVFAQESIANRELNTKILKQIVEDNVAARAKVIAEYNIPTLIVWGAEDQVLKPETAHLMSELIPQAKVIMMDEVGHVPMVEAVKESADDYKEFRKGLEAK, from the coding sequence ATGACATTACTGCGCACGAGTTTAGCCGCTCTACTGACTCTTTCTGTAGTGGGATGTACGACGCCCAATACCTTTACAGTCGCCACGACCCAAAAGCTCGTACAGTATGAACGGAATAAATCAGACCTTGAGACCAAAGCATTTACGCTGGCGTCTGGTGAGCAGATGACTTACCTAGAAGGCAGCAACTTGGCTGGCGAGCCTTTATTATTGATCCATGGCTTTGGCGGTAATAAAGACAACTTTACGCGTATCGCAGATGAGTTAGAGGACTATCATCTGATTATTCCAGATCTGCTAGGTTTCGGTAATTCTAGTAAGCCGCCGCAGGCAGACTATCGCGCAGATGCACAAGCAGCACGCTTGAACGAGCTACTGCAAGCCAAAGGCGTGGCATCGGCCATTCACGTCGGGGGTAATTCTATGGGCGGTGCTATCAGTGTTGCCTATGCGGCAATGTATCCTAATAGTGTCAAAAGCCTGTGGCTACTGGACAGTGGTGGATTTTGGTCAGCAGACATGCAACGAGAGTTCAAAGCGTCGGACCTTGATAACAGTCCCTTGTTGATTGATAGCACCGAGGAGTATTTTGCGATGTATAAAACGGTTATGTACAAGCCGCCTTATGTCCCCAAAACCGTGCAAGCAGTCTTTGCACAGGAAAGTATTGCCAATCGCGAGCTGAATACCAAAATACTCAAACAGATCGTTGAAGATAATGTGGCGGCGCGTGCCAAAGTCATTGCCGAGTATAATATTCCTACGCTGATTGTTTGGGGAGCCGAGGACCAAGTATTAAAGCCTGAAACTGCTCATTTGATGAGTGAGTTGATACCGCAAGCGAAGGTCATTATGATGGATGAAGTCGGACATGTACCGATGGTAGAAGCAGTGAAAGAGTCGGCAGACGACTATAAAGAATTTCGTAAAGGGTTAGAGGCGAAGTAG
- a CDS encoding DsrE family protein has protein sequence MIKTTNYVGTLFDNKTTNPSKITLAFTMAGKALEKGHSATVILMVDAVHLALPNALDDVDIGAPFEPAGKLLEAFIEKGGQVLVCGACMKHSGVDESEIDTRFDVISGDDVVELLMSAKGSLQLN, from the coding sequence ATGATTAAAACTACGAATTATGTCGGTACTTTATTTGATAACAAAACAACCAACCCAAGTAAAATTACTTTGGCCTTTACAATGGCTGGCAAAGCGCTAGAAAAAGGACACTCTGCAACGGTTATCTTGATGGTGGATGCTGTGCATTTAGCGCTACCTAACGCTCTAGATGATGTTGATATTGGCGCCCCTTTTGAACCTGCTGGCAAGTTGCTAGAAGCCTTTATTGAAAAAGGCGGTCAAGTATTGGTCTGCGGTGCTTGTATGAAGCATAGTGGTGTAGATGAATCAGAAATCGATACGCGCTTCGATGTCATCAGTGGTGATGATGTGGTGGAGTTGCTCATGAGTGCGAAAGGCTCGTTGCAATTGAACTAA
- a CDS encoding acyl-CoA thioesterase: MYPYIRYTKSIVDAVIANKKGRSLDITQTSEVMIRCSLTDLDVMLEMNNGRVLTIYDIGRTDFIIRTGLGRMLLKKRWAMVVAGSTIQYRKRIRFLDKVTIKTHIVAIDERWLYLEHSMWVKGKPCSSTLLRTGVTEKGRVIDTQSVLKTMGKSEWDMPPTGYVKEWIESDTHRPWPLIS, encoded by the coding sequence ATGTACCCCTATATTCGCTACACCAAGTCTATCGTTGATGCTGTTATCGCTAACAAAAAAGGCCGGTCTCTAGATATTACCCAGACCAGTGAAGTAATGATTCGCTGTAGCCTAACCGATCTCGACGTCATGTTAGAGATGAATAATGGTCGGGTATTGACCATATATGATATAGGACGTACTGATTTTATTATCCGTACGGGCCTTGGGCGTATGTTACTTAAAAAACGTTGGGCGATGGTGGTCGCAGGTAGCACTATTCAATACCGTAAGCGTATTCGATTTTTGGACAAAGTCACTATCAAGACCCATATCGTCGCCATAGATGAGCGTTGGCTGTATCTTGAGCATTCCATGTGGGTCAAAGGTAAGCCTTGCTCTTCGACATTACTACGGACTGGCGTCACTGAAAAGGGCCGTGTGATTGACACTCAAAGCGTACTTAAAACGATGGGTAAATCAGAGTGGGATATGCCGCCAACCGGTTATGTAAAAGAATGGATTGAGAGTGATACTCACCGTCCGTGGCCGCTTATTAGTTGA
- a CDS encoding YheT family hydrolase codes for MTNFTYNKFKPPFWLTNPHLQSILPKFFAPKAPTYRRVVEKDSLDESDIAYDFYDAHELNTDTGNDDALEKTPLIVLFHGMEGSSDSHYARVLAYEMHAQGWHFVVAHFRSCGGIPASGRVFYTAGDTGEVHHALENLRQQYAHIYAVGVSLGGNALAKYMGEHGDKALCDGAVVISAPVDMSSAAITMHSFLSHRIYTPYLLNPIIKKALANDITKEEIASIKAVNRISDFDNIFTAPRHGYRSKNDYYHSSSALPHLLGVTHPLLLISAKDDPFIGFTATPNDVSDSVTILETDHGGHIGYLRYRSDKKHSNKKINATQSDAKPSLANGKKAKTSKFDINWIPETVSAFFHSIGV; via the coding sequence ATGACTAATTTTACTTATAACAAATTTAAGCCGCCATTTTGGCTCACTAATCCGCACCTACAAAGTATCTTGCCCAAGTTTTTTGCCCCAAAAGCACCCACTTACAGAAGGGTGGTCGAAAAAGACTCTTTGGATGAAAGCGATATTGCTTATGACTTTTATGATGCCCATGAGCTGAACACAGACACAGGTAATGATGATGCGTTAGAAAAGACACCGTTAATTGTGCTATTTCATGGTATGGAAGGCAGTAGCGACAGCCATTATGCGCGCGTGTTGGCTTATGAGATGCATGCTCAGGGTTGGCACTTTGTCGTAGCACATTTTCGCAGTTGCGGTGGTATTCCTGCTAGCGGACGCGTGTTTTATACTGCGGGTGACACGGGTGAAGTACATCACGCGCTAGAAAACTTACGCCAACAGTATGCGCATATTTATGCCGTTGGGGTCTCATTGGGCGGTAATGCGTTGGCAAAATACATGGGTGAGCATGGTGATAAAGCGTTGTGTGATGGCGCAGTGGTCATCTCCGCACCCGTTGATATGTCATCGGCAGCTATCACTATGCATAGCTTTTTGAGTCACCGTATTTATACGCCCTATTTGCTCAATCCCATTATCAAAAAAGCGCTGGCCAATGATATAACCAAAGAGGAAATCGCCTCTATTAAGGCAGTCAATCGCATTAGCGACTTCGATAATATTTTTACGGCCCCGCGTCACGGCTATCGCTCTAAGAACGACTATTATCATTCCTCTTCTGCCCTACCTCATTTATTGGGTGTGACTCATCCGCTACTGCTGATTAGCGCTAAAGACGATCCTTTTATTGGCTTTACCGCTACCCCCAACGATGTTTCTGATAGCGTCACTATTCTGGAGACGGATCACGGTGGTCATATCGGCTATCTTCGCTATCGTTCAGACAAAAAGCACTCTAATAAAAAAATCAACGCTACTCAGTCAGATGCCAAGCCGTCTCTAGCGAATGGTAAAAAAGCAAAAACGTCAAAATTTGATATTAACTGGATACCCGAAACTGTCAGTGCTTTTTTTCACTCTATCGGTGTGTAA
- a CDS encoding YigZ family protein, whose amino-acid sequence MSYQTLQKAVNARLEIKKSEFIAYAYPVTSREQAMFHVEQLREQYADARHYCWAYIIGDPTNTTSAGFDDDGEPSGTAGRPILNVLQHKAIGNIIIIVVRYFGGIKLGAGGLTRAYAGSAQATVDEMILSPYVAMAQIKIQAEFATEAQCRYVVDSLNGSIDDVAYSENVLLTVTIAEGDIEALKIELAMAGKVLYDDD is encoded by the coding sequence ATGAGTTATCAAACCCTACAAAAAGCAGTAAACGCGCGTCTTGAAATTAAGAAATCTGAATTTATTGCTTATGCTTATCCAGTAACTTCACGTGAACAAGCTATGTTTCACGTGGAACAACTGCGCGAGCAATATGCCGATGCCCGTCATTATTGCTGGGCTTATATTATCGGTGATCCAACCAATACCACCAGTGCTGGCTTCGATGATGATGGTGAGCCAAGTGGTACGGCAGGACGACCTATATTAAACGTCCTTCAGCACAAAGCTATTGGCAACATCATTATTATAGTAGTGCGTTATTTTGGCGGTATTAAGCTTGGCGCGGGCGGTCTGACACGCGCCTATGCTGGCTCTGCGCAAGCCACAGTCGATGAAATGATATTAAGCCCTTATGTGGCAATGGCTCAAATCAAAATACAGGCTGAGTTTGCCACTGAAGCACAATGCCGCTATGTGGTCGACAGCTTAAACGGTAGTATTGACGACGTTGCTTATAGTGAGAATGTGCTATTAACCGTTACCATTGCTGAGGGCGATATTGAAGCGCTAAAGATAGAGCTGGCGATGGCAGGTAAGGTTTTATATGACGACGACTAA
- a CDS encoding pseudouridine synthase, which produces MRLDKFISKATELSRKESKKILHASEVTVNDKVIKDPGVHVDIVNDDVMWAGEPLSVAAGNRYILLHKPEGFECTLKVKEHPIVTELIAVPEIGSLRIAGRLDVDTTGALLISDDGKWLHRVTSPKHEHAKIYELTLADPMDSDAQANAVKEVAEGILLDGDYEDTKPAILEFIDETHARLTLEQGKYHQVKRMMGYFGNKVTELHRASIGHINLDGLEKGDSRFLTAEEVAKF; this is translated from the coding sequence ATGCGTTTAGATAAATTTATTAGTAAAGCCACCGAGCTGTCACGTAAAGAATCCAAAAAAATTCTGCACGCTAGTGAAGTCACTGTCAATGATAAGGTGATTAAAGATCCTGGCGTACATGTTGATATTGTTAATGACGACGTCATGTGGGCAGGCGAGCCGTTATCGGTCGCTGCTGGCAATCGTTATATCTTATTGCATAAGCCAGAAGGTTTTGAATGCACGCTTAAAGTCAAAGAGCATCCTATCGTTACTGAGCTGATAGCTGTACCGGAGATTGGTAGTTTACGTATTGCCGGACGCCTTGATGTCGATACTACTGGGGCACTACTGATTAGTGATGATGGCAAATGGTTGCATCGCGTTACTAGCCCTAAGCACGAACACGCTAAAATCTATGAGCTGACCTTGGCTGATCCTATGGATAGCGATGCACAGGCCAATGCGGTAAAAGAAGTCGCTGAAGGTATCTTATTAGATGGCGATTACGAAGACACTAAGCCTGCTATTCTTGAATTCATTGATGAGACCCATGCACGCTTAACCCTAGAGCAGGGTAAATATCACCAGGTCAAACGCATGATGGGTTACTTTGGTAATAAAGTAACTGAGCTGCATCGCGCTAGCATTGGCCATATTAATCTAGACGGCTTAGAGAAAGGCGACAGTCGCTTTTTGACTGCAGAAGAAGTGGCAAAGTTTTAA
- a CDS encoding disulfide isomerase DsbC N-terminal domain-containing protein, producing MKLPVLKSASLITAMLLATTACAQPTATTSPSEKASKSVQSTQTTGEVNAAVDSQLRQVLKQAGIKTQITSIAPSNLPNMYQINLAGQPPLHMTESGQYVIQGKLQKNPSKRLVLETPVRSSSAQAGIPVNPKTKSGLLANMGALKNMSTKTPFFYTAVPGVIWGATLEGVPFLVSDDAQYVTDGEISVIENGQFTGLDENFEKRKNQSVFSTLDESQLITYPATTAEKAVIYVATDVNCPYCRMLHKQMSSLNKKGVTVKTIGYPIYEQSPEQMRGIWCQADETSRRNALDKAMLTGKMTPAPASCSVDHVAPNREKAAGLAVVATPAIYRDDGVLFQASFESPEFLEFLGVE from the coding sequence GTGAAACTACCTGTATTAAAATCTGCTAGCCTCATTACTGCCATGCTATTGGCAACGACTGCTTGCGCGCAGCCTACTGCAACAACATCTCCTAGCGAAAAGGCTAGTAAAAGCGTTCAAAGTACACAAACTACAGGTGAGGTTAACGCAGCTGTTGATAGCCAATTACGGCAAGTATTAAAGCAAGCCGGTATCAAGACTCAGATAACGTCTATTGCGCCATCGAACTTGCCTAACATGTATCAAATTAACCTTGCTGGACAGCCACCGCTGCATATGACTGAAAGCGGTCAATATGTCATTCAAGGTAAACTACAAAAGAATCCGAGTAAGCGTCTAGTGCTTGAGACCCCAGTGCGTAGCAGTAGTGCGCAAGCTGGTATTCCTGTCAATCCCAAAACTAAATCTGGCCTGTTAGCCAATATGGGTGCTCTCAAAAATATGAGTACTAAGACGCCATTTTTTTATACGGCAGTGCCGGGTGTGATCTGGGGTGCAACGTTAGAGGGCGTACCGTTCTTAGTATCGGATGATGCTCAGTACGTGACGGATGGTGAAATCTCAGTGATTGAAAATGGACAGTTTACTGGACTGGATGAGAATTTTGAAAAACGTAAAAACCAGTCGGTATTTAGCACGTTAGATGAGTCGCAACTGATTACCTATCCGGCAACCACAGCTGAAAAAGCGGTGATCTATGTGGCTACTGATGTCAATTGCCCTTATTGCCGCATGTTGCATAAACAGATGAGCAGTCTTAATAAAAAAGGCGTGACGGTTAAAACAATCGGTTATCCTATTTATGAACAGTCACCGGAGCAAATGCGTGGCATCTGGTGTCAAGCTGATGAAACCAGCCGCCGGAACGCTTTGGATAAAGCGATGTTAACAGGCAAGATGACCCCAGCGCCGGCAAGTTGTAGCGTGGATCATGTTGCGCCCAATCGCGAAAAAGCGGCTGGGCTTGCTGTGGTAGCAACACCTGCGATTTATCGTGATGACGGCGTACTGTTTCAAGCCAGCTTTGAGAGTCCGGAATTTTTAGAATTTTTGGGAGTAGAATAA
- a CDS encoding homocysteine S-methyltransferase family protein, whose protein sequence is MMHTQTTPKVMSRQSHASSTTPAPMTILDGGMGRELERRGAPFRQPEWSALSLSLAPSSVRDIHLDYIKSGATVITVNSYAVTPYHLGDRFFAEGERLIKTAAKLAFEAVQANNKQASKKPDSPATVQIAGCLPPLFGSYRPDLFDAKQAPAIAHPLLSAQVDYVDIWLVETQSSIVEALTWHKLITEFTATQKELAQKPIWIAFTLDDSQLDSATDDTNDTIEPDRAMSTPMLRSGEPVAEAVQAMMALNVDAVLFNCSQPEVMNSALQVAKAIIDKASHPQQLGVYANAFVSKQIHKQANAQLRQIRKDTTPEHYLMWATLWQASGASIIGGCCGIGVEHIERLAQHMADRQ, encoded by the coding sequence ATGATGCACACTCAAACAACGCCTAAGGTGATGAGCCGTCAGTCTCATGCCTCATCCACAACCCCGGCGCCAATGACTATATTAGATGGAGGGATGGGACGTGAGCTTGAGCGACGCGGTGCCCCCTTTCGCCAACCTGAATGGTCAGCACTGTCATTGAGTCTAGCGCCAAGTAGTGTTCGTGATATCCACTTAGACTACATAAAATCTGGTGCCACGGTTATCACCGTCAATAGCTATGCGGTAACCCCTTATCATTTAGGAGATAGATTTTTTGCTGAAGGTGAACGGCTCATAAAAACGGCAGCGAAGCTCGCATTCGAAGCCGTACAAGCAAACAACAAGCAAGCAAGCAAAAAGCCTGACAGTCCAGCAACCGTACAAATCGCTGGATGTTTGCCCCCACTGTTTGGCTCTTACCGACCCGACTTGTTCGATGCCAAGCAAGCCCCTGCTATCGCGCATCCGTTATTATCCGCACAAGTAGACTATGTGGACATATGGCTGGTGGAAACTCAAAGCAGCATCGTTGAAGCGTTAACATGGCATAAGTTGATTACTGAATTCACAGCTACTCAAAAAGAGCTCGCACAGAAACCCATTTGGATCGCGTTTACGCTAGACGACAGTCAACTAGATAGCGCTACTGATGACACCAATGACACTATCGAACCCGATCGAGCCATGAGCACACCTATGCTACGCTCTGGTGAACCAGTAGCAGAGGCGGTACAAGCTATGATGGCATTGAACGTCGATGCCGTACTATTTAACTGTAGTCAACCTGAGGTCATGAATTCAGCATTGCAAGTTGCGAAGGCGATTATCGACAAAGCGTCACATCCCCAGCAGCTGGGCGTCTATGCCAATGCTTTTGTCTCAAAACAAATCCACAAACAAGCCAATGCACAACTGCGCCAAATACGTAAAGACACTACCCCCGAGCATTACTTGATGTGGGCAACACTCTGGCAAGCCTCTGGTGCCAGCATTATTGGTGGTTGCTGTGGTATTGGCGTCGAGCATATTGAACGACTCGCGCAGCACATGGCTGATAGGCAATGA
- a CDS encoding DUF2939 domain-containing protein yields the protein MKKLTTLLILLVVIAIAVYAGSPYYSAYQLKNAYDAKDGATIAAAIDYEQVRPSVQTQLTSKFANTMTQYPLVAELGGEPLTQAANGFIAQAVDGAITPQNIEKLINTQGQANTATKELAAAWAISSNQVDLKNLIQDLIIHRGDVNAVVKNQMQQIMEKQATQLEQQVAQGTDSNKPTLSYCGINCFSISGQIKGYPLTVMMAREGLIDWKIVDVILP from the coding sequence ATGAAAAAGCTGACCACATTACTCATATTATTGGTTGTCATCGCCATAGCGGTATATGCTGGTTCACCTTACTACAGCGCTTATCAGCTCAAAAATGCTTATGATGCCAAAGACGGTGCGACCATCGCCGCCGCCATTGATTATGAGCAAGTACGCCCGAGTGTCCAAACCCAGTTGACCAGTAAGTTTGCTAATACTATGACGCAATATCCATTGGTCGCTGAGCTTGGTGGTGAGCCGCTGACTCAAGCAGCGAACGGCTTTATTGCACAAGCCGTAGACGGTGCCATCACGCCGCAAAATATAGAAAAGCTAATCAACACTCAAGGTCAAGCCAATACCGCTACCAAAGAGCTGGCCGCAGCTTGGGCAATCTCTAGCAATCAAGTTGATCTAAAAAACCTGATCCAAGATCTTATTATTCATCGCGGTGATGTCAATGCGGTGGTCAAAAACCAAATGCAACAGATCATGGAAAAACAAGCCACGCAATTAGAGCAGCAAGTAGCTCAAGGGACGGATAGTAATAAGCCAACATTAAGCTACTGCGGTATCAATTGCTTTAGTATCAGTGGTCAGATCAAAGGTTATCCGCTTACCGTAATGATGGCACGTGAAGGGTTAATTGATTGGAAAATCGTTGATGTTATTCTGCCTTAA
- the dnaJ gene encoding molecular chaperone DnaJ → MSKRDFYEILGVSQTADGKEIKRSYRKLAMKYHPDRNSDDPDAEDKFKEASMAYEVLSDTDKRSAYDRMGHAAFENNMGGGGGFGGAGGGNFQDIFGDIFGNFGDVFGQSRGGGGGRSRRGSDLRYVLELTLEEAVRGCKKEVSFTAPAPCDTCDGKGAKNASDVVTCQMCHGQGQVRIQQGFFQVQQACPQCGGSGKQIKNPCPDCHGNGVKDKSRNLEVAIPSGVDDGDRVRLSGEGEAGGTGVQNGDLYVEVRVKPHNVFTRQGADLYMDVPVSITDAALGKEVEIPTLDGKVKVKVAEGTQSGKLLRVRSKGVTPVRTTMKGDMICRVVIETPVNLNREQKDLLRQFQDTLDDDSHHQQSPHKKSFFKKFGELFD, encoded by the coding sequence ATGAGTAAGCGCGATTTTTATGAAATATTAGGTGTCAGTCAAACAGCAGATGGCAAAGAGATCAAGCGATCTTACCGTAAGCTGGCGATGAAATACCATCCAGATCGTAATTCTGATGATCCTGATGCCGAAGATAAATTCAAAGAAGCCTCTATGGCTTATGAAGTGCTCAGCGATACCGATAAGCGTTCAGCTTATGATCGTATGGGTCATGCCGCCTTTGAAAACAATATGGGTGGTGGCGGTGGCTTCGGCGGCGCCGGTGGTGGCAACTTCCAAGATATCTTTGGTGATATCTTTGGTAACTTCGGTGATGTCTTTGGTCAATCGCGTGGCGGCGGTGGCGGGCGCTCGCGTCGCGGCTCAGACTTACGTTATGTATTAGAGCTGACTTTGGAAGAAGCCGTACGCGGCTGTAAAAAAGAAGTTAGCTTTACTGCGCCAGCCCCTTGTGACACTTGCGATGGTAAAGGCGCAAAAAATGCTTCGGATGTGGTCACTTGCCAGATGTGTCATGGTCAAGGTCAAGTACGTATACAACAAGGTTTTTTCCAGGTACAACAAGCCTGCCCTCAGTGCGGCGGTTCTGGTAAGCAAATCAAAAACCCTTGCCCAGACTGTCACGGTAATGGCGTCAAAGATAAGTCTCGTAACCTAGAAGTCGCTATCCCATCCGGCGTCGACGATGGCGATCGTGTGCGCTTATCCGGCGAAGGGGAAGCAGGCGGTACAGGTGTTCAAAACGGCGACTTATATGTCGAAGTACGGGTTAAGCCGCACAATGTCTTTACTCGCCAAGGTGCCGATCTGTACATGGACGTGCCAGTAAGCATCACTGATGCTGCGCTCGGTAAAGAAGTCGAAATTCCCACTTTAGATGGCAAAGTAAAAGTCAAAGTCGCCGAAGGGACGCAAAGTGGCAAGCTGCTACGTGTTCGCAGTAAAGGCGTGACTCCGGTACGTACCACCATGAAAGGCGATATGATCTGCCGCGTGGTTATCGAGACTCCAGTGAACCTAAACCGTGAGCAAAAAGACTTATTGCGTCAGTTCCAAGACACGCTAGATGATGACAGCCATCATCAGCAGTCACCGCATAAAAAGTCATTCTTTAAAAAGTTTGGTGAATTGTTCGATTAA
- the dapB gene encoding 4-hydroxy-tetrahydrodipicolinate reductase, which produces MSQKADEQTINIGVIGAGGRMGRMLVEAVQDNPQTTLSAAIERQGSSLVGADAGEVAAIGRLEVQIVDDLAAVINNIDVLIDFSLPDATEQNMQVCAKHKVAMVIGTTGFNEQQEQVLSEASKKIAIVYAGNYSTGVNLSLKLLEMAAKAFGADADVEIIEAHHKHKIDAPSGTAYMMAEAVAQARGQNLKDVVNYGREGQTGEREAGEIGIHAIRGGEIVGDHTVMFIADGEVVEITHRARERMTFAAGAVRATTWIVQQPAGQYNMQDVLGLNE; this is translated from the coding sequence ATGAGTCAAAAAGCAGACGAACAAACCATTAATATCGGCGTTATCGGAGCAGGTGGACGGATGGGGCGTATGCTCGTCGAGGCGGTACAAGACAATCCGCAGACCACATTAAGCGCAGCGATTGAACGTCAAGGTTCAAGTTTGGTTGGTGCCGATGCTGGAGAAGTGGCGGCTATAGGACGCTTAGAGGTACAAATCGTTGATGATCTAGCTGCCGTGATTAATAATATTGACGTGCTCATCGATTTTAGCTTGCCTGATGCTACTGAGCAAAATATGCAAGTTTGCGCTAAACATAAAGTGGCGATGGTCATCGGTACTACTGGCTTCAATGAACAACAAGAACAAGTGTTATCAGAGGCAAGCAAGAAAATTGCTATCGTTTATGCGGGTAACTATTCTACTGGGGTTAATTTGTCATTAAAGCTGTTAGAGATGGCCGCTAAAGCGTTCGGTGCTGATGCCGATGTGGAAATTATTGAAGCGCATCATAAGCATAAAATTGATGCGCCATCTGGTACGGCTTATATGATGGCCGAAGCAGTGGCACAGGCGCGCGGACAAAATCTAAAAGATGTAGTGAACTATGGCCGTGAAGGCCAGACAGGCGAGCGCGAAGCAGGTGAGATTGGTATTCATGCGATACGCGGTGGCGAAATCGTCGGCGATCATACCGTGATGTTTATCGCTGATGGGGAAGTGGTTGAAATTACCCATCGTGCCCGGGAGCGGATGACCTTTGCCGCAGGCGCAGTACGGGCCACTACTTGGATAGTTCAGCAGCCGGCTGGACAATATAATATGCAAGATGTCTTGGGTTTAAATGAGTAG